Genomic segment of Tiliqua scincoides isolate rTilSci1 chromosome 1, rTilSci1.hap2, whole genome shotgun sequence:
ACAAGCCTACCCTCAGAAGCAAACTACTGGAGTCTTGTGGACAAGAATGGAAACAGAAGCTAAGCTTAGTAAGTAGGGTCTACCTCCTCCTCTGAAGTTGCCACGCATGTTAAATCCACCACGTCCTCTCTGTCCACCTCTGTTAAACTGGTTTTTACCActctttttattgcttttcttgGAGCCAGTGTTCTGCTTCTTTTCTGGAGGAAGTGCCTTCTTGCTTTCTTCTTTGTACTGCTCCAGGAGCTTCTGGGCATCTTCTTTTTGCAACTCCACATAAATTATTTCATCAAAACACTCTGACACTTCAGGCAAAGTAAAATTTCCTACAAGATAGAGAGCCCTGAATATTCAGTATCTATTTCTGAAATTATTAGAATAAGCCAAAGTTCCCCTCCTATATAAAGGAATATAAGACAAGTAATGGTCATTCAAGATGCTAGGAGTAAGACTCTTGAAAACTTGACACATTCTTCCTATTCAGTACTTCAGGGAATACATGTCTACTAAACATGTTTAGCTTTGTTTACTAGGGCACTTTATGCCAAGACAGCTTTGTGCATCTGCATGAAGCATATCATGACTGAGTAGTGTTAAGGGCTGCAGCAGAGGGAACACAATATAGTGTTTATTACAAAGTTACAGAAGTCTTCCAGTTTTTTTAAAGAGGCATTAACTGTTTTAAGGCAAGAAGTTTTGAAACTTAGGTTTTACATTATTCCTTTAAACAGATACTCAACATCCTAGAACACAGTATAGATTATGTTCCATGCCTTTCATTTtgagcactgcatgctctggaaGATCTTTTCCCTCCACCTCTGCCTTCTTTTGTGTTCTTTGCTTGTAGTCTTCATCTTTTGGGCAAACAACAACTGCTTTGCGCTGGAAGCCTGCAAACAGGCACATTTTTCTCCTCTGCGCAGCTGCAGACACATTTGTCTGAAAAAAATGCAGTAACTTACTACACGTAGCTGTCATTGTTAGATCTAAGTTAAATTAGTGTGTTTAGATTCCACCTCCACATGTATAATGCAACGATGTTTACAAGTAGAAGGAAATTATGTACACATTAGGCCCTAGATTCCAAGGTAATCATTCTCCCCAATTTCCAAATATATTATAAGTTTCAGTACAAATCACTGTAATATCAACTTTATACCTCAAATACATACTGAATCTCCCACTGAAGATTACAATCTATACCCCTTACAAAATACAATTAAGCTGCTGCTTATGCAATACAAGGATAAATTCTAGCCCCCATACCTGATCCAGAATAAAGTTCCGTTTCTTACGAGCAGCAATCTCAATAAATTTGCCAAGACACTGAGGTGCTCTCTGCAACAGTGTGTTCAGTTTTCCAGTATCTGCCATTTGCCGTTTAAAACCAGCAACCTGTAACACAGAAGAGTTACCGAATAGTTGACATAATTTTTCCTCAATAGTTCATTATTGCCTTTCATCAGAGAGATTAAACTTAGATGTTTAAAGTGGATCTGCAAATTTGTAAGACACAAAGTCCATTAAAGTTAAAACATGGCAAATCATAAGTTTTAATTCTTCGCATTTGATTTCAGGTACATAGAACGGCACAACCAAATTTACTATGTGTCCAAAGACCTGAACTTTTTTTAATGCCACAtctaatactgttaataatttgaGTTCAGCAAGTCACCAATTGGAATTTATTTTTGTAACTGAAAATCAATCTCACCTGAACTGCATAGAGATATATACCTAATCAGTTATTATCTGGGGATTTCAGAACTACAACTTGTGTAAGTTAACAAACATTAAGAAGAACATGAGCACATTTATCTAGTttcaaaagctttttaaaaatacaaaacatacaGTCCAGCTAATTTCTCCCATCCAACCTTATAGTCCAGATTGTCAGAAACAAGAATCTTTAAAGGATTAAAGACTGTAATTAAAAGAAACCAATCCTGAATCATGCATTCAAATGAGAAATGGTAAGCTTTCAATGTTACTCATTGAGCAGTAATTGACACTTACCATCATTTTGTCCATGATAGTATTTGTTCCAAGAATGTTGTATTTTCCAGGATTTTCTGCTGAATGTTTGGTAACCCATGTGGTTTTTCCAGCTCCAGGCAAGCCAATCATCATTACCACCTAAGGAAAAATTGTTATAGTTAAGTGAGGCCTTAAACTCTGTTAGATACAATTTACAGTATGCTATATTAAATGAGCCAAAACTACAACGTTTCTTAATGCTACAGAACATGCTTATAGCAAGCATATGGATTTAATACTTTCATCAAGATAGATACCCAAAATTATCATTCTTGGTATTACTTCTAAACAGACATTACTTACTTCACAGTCTTTCTTGCTCTCTGGCCCTTTGGGTCCTCTAACTCTATCCTCCAGGGAAACATTTTGGATGAAGGTATACCCTTCCGGGATGGGGAAATAGGGTTCTTCCTTCTGGCCAAAGTTGAATTCAACTGCACAGTTATGACAGAGAACATGTGGGAAAATAGGCCTTCCAGCAAGAACTTCCTTACTGATTTTGAAAGCAACTCCAAGTTCTTGCCCATTCTTTGAGTAAGACAGCTCCACTTCATCACCATCAAAATTCTGTAAAACAGAACACTTCTGTTACAACATGTTAACTAGAAGTTATGTACTCAAGTATAAACTACTGTTTTAGCttttttaatacattaaaaaactaAGATTAAAAGTTAAGCAAAACTGGTTTACCAGGCTGCTATTGTTTAGCAAAAAATTTAAGTTGTGCAGTTATTTGTGTTCTTCAGTAAATACCAAGTGCACGGCAAACTATGCTAATTAAAGTTAGAGGAAAAACTTACAGCAAAACATCCGATCACATCATTTTCATCAAATTTGTCACCAAAGTCTTCAGTCTCGCAATTACATGTCTTTATTCCTTTTAAAGAGTACCCATAGGAAAATTCTTCCTCGCCTGATGAGCAAAAACAACTTCCATTAGGGGACTATACATTTACCTTTCCAAATTAAGGTATGCAAAAATGAATTTTATAATCCTGCTAATTATATTTTTTGCTACTAAATCATAAGAAAGACATTTCCATTATTGTTAAAAGTTCCACACTTATTCCAATACAGATGAGAATACTACTTCTAAAAGGATCTTTAAAACTGATATCCCCAAGATCTAAACCATATATTACCACCTTAACACACACTTGATGTAGCTGGCTGTGTCCAGAATGAGTTTACTGTATACTATTCACACAGAAAGTGTTAGCCCCAAatatgtgaaccccccccccccacagaaataTCTATTGCTCCGCGGAGTCATCCTCTGTCTCTTCCCCCATGGCTGTAATGATTTTCCACCATTACATCATACAAGCCCCTCTGGAAGCCTTGCATTTATACTCCACACTTCAGTCAGctttaaataaaataagcaaGCAGCTGACACTCTAAGCAGACTACATTTAATATAGTTATCCAGAACTGATACAATGGATCTTCGATTGCCTGCCTTGCAACTACACTCATTAACAGAAGCATTGGTATCAAGTCAAATAACTTCTAGCAGTTTCACTGTGCTCATTTTCAATATCGGCAACACCATATGAGCAAAACTACACAAACACAGGAATGCTCACTCCAAGGCCACCATTCTATACACTTTCttagaagtaatccccattaacACAGAGGAACTGActactgagcagacatgcataggactgggctgcaatcctattaaaAAATCACAACTCTTCATATTTCAAGATTATATAAGCAGAAATGGAAGCTGCAGTCTGCTTTCCAAGGTCAGGTAATATCTACAATCTTCAGTTTAAAGCTTCGGCATAAGGAAAATCTTACCAAGTAACATTCCGCTTGAGTTTAGTGACCAGCCAACTCTCACTTCATGTATATCAATGTCTTTTGTATACAGATGCTTGACAGGGATCTTCTCAGTTACCTATCAGGGGAAAAGAGTTATAGCTACACGCATCCAGAGCAATGGAGCAAGAACTGCACAAGTCTCGGatacaagaaaaaagaaacagttgCGGCTGAATAAATTCCTCAACTGGCTGTAAGGTGATTATATCACATCCTTAGGTGCTGTTAACAGACcttttgtttaaataaaattgCTAAAAACTTAACAGTTGAAAGATTTAGAGTCAACTGAATACAGTACTACATTCTTTAAGAACACAAAATTCCTGTTACACTTGCTGCATATGCTAACCAAAATAGTATCCTAGAACCACGAGGTGGAAAGTTACTACTCTTGCCTTTTTTGAGCTATATACAGTAAAACAACGGAATTTTAGAAGCACTATTTACACTTTAATGAGCTACCACCAAGATTAATCTAGTTTACCTTCATTTCAAAACAGACTTTTCCTTTAGAAACTCCATATGATGCTCTCCCTCCAGCCCAAAGAAAGGCAAAACTTTCCATAGTCAGGGAGGAAGCACTAAATCGGTCTCTTGAAATTTTAAAGTGTAGATCACAATTATCTGtccaaaaaaaaatgtatattccaTCAAACATTTTAGACATTAAAAGTTCAAAACGTGATAAAAACTAAGTATGTATACCTagataaaaaaatttattttctttgtctggACATAACTCTGGACTATTTATACCATGTTTAAGAGCAGATCCAAGTTCAGAAAGGAGAATTCAACAAAATAGTGACACCATGGCAAAGAGAAATTGTTATGTTGCAAAACTCATCTTCATGCATTCTGGAATCCAGAACATTTTCTATATGTAATCAGTGTACAAAGTGTATTTTTCACACACCAATACAGCTCAGCTTCATCACTTGGCTGGAAGCAAGTTCTGCGCACAGGCATGTACATCAGTGCATTCTTTGATGCTTTATCAGTTCTAAACCTATGCCTGAGAATCAAAGCACCATGTGTATAATCTGGTTCAGAAGACCAGGGAGTTGACAGTGTCTGGTACTACAAAATGTGTCAACACTTTGAGAAATTATTCAGAGTGTGTAACATAAAAGCCTTTGGGCCAACCAAGTTGGATAGAACACAGCTAAAAATACTTCCATTGTACTACTTTACAGTTCCACATAATTATAGATATGAAGTACTGTCGTAAGCACCAGCAGCACAAATTATTTGAGTGCACTTTACAAAAGAAAACCCGTTTTGGCATTTCTACCATGTGTTATGCATTTAATGTTAAAACCTGCATTCTACATACTACAGAATacgattttatatttttataaaataaatttataattacattaaaattacgattttatatttttattaaaaaatttaTAATTACATTAGGGCATATTTCTTACAAACTTGCATGATTTTGTTCATCATGGCAACTTTAGCTCCTCCATCTGGTGAGCATTTTCAAGCCAACTGTCTTGAATGTTGTGTGGCATTCCTATTTCCTTATGTTTTCAATGATATATGTACAAAAACCCAATAGAAATCTCTGtgttaaacaccccccccccaaaatatacTGCAGGAAAGTGTacaaaaaaaatggcagcctATGTGGTGTTTTTGCAAATGCCTCCTTCCCCATCACACACCTTTAAAGCCCCCAGAACTCAGGGGGACCATTGGCAGTAGTATGGGATATGGAATCAGGAAATAGCTAGAACTAGGACAGAGAGTAAATGGAAACAATTCTCAACACACACTTCCCTTTGTGGTTTCTTTTTATTCCCCCCACCTTCACATTCCATATCCATTCAGACCTTTTCTGGGAACTTTGGGAGGAAAGGGGTGAAAATGGAAACATGTACAATTGCACGAGCATAAAACTCAAGTTGCAATGTTAAGCGTGTGTTACATTTTTCCtgtagagatatttcaatttAACTATCGTAGAGTCTTGAACAGCTATTAACACTCATACACCCTACAAAATTATTTTTCTGGTTTGCTTACTAAAGTTTAAGTCATACATATCAAACCTTCAGGGCATCAGAAAGCACAAAACTAATGTCTCTAGACTTCCTGATATTTTAAAGATGTACACgagaccaagggcacaatcctaaccccttatgtcagtgctttccagcactggcatagcagtaccaatgagacatgtgctgcatccttcagttgggtgtcactcacagaggcctcctcaaagcaagggaatgtttgttcccttacctcagagctgcattgcccttatgtcagggattaggattgcaccctaagaagtgTTCCCCTCAAGTTATGAGCTTACAGGTTTTAGGACAAATTGAAATTCCTGAATACTAAGTATgtggaaaaaaaatcctgcattGCTACTTTGTGCCTTTCACTTTTGTATTTAATTATCCTGGTGAAATACAAATCCAACACAGAAAGAAAGTTAAATCTGTGGACAGAGTAGGAAGGGTACCTCAGTCACGGTAGTAGGCTCAAGCAGATTGTGAAAAAGTCCTGAAGCCTTACAGCATATTTCTAAGGTAAGAGGGAGACTTCGTACTTACAAGTGTCAAGACAGACCGCTGTGTCGTCAAACTGttcatcctcctcttccacaGGAGGCTGAGGAGATTTGGCCCTGccaggcaagagagagagaaaagaactgaATACAGATTCAACCCAGACCCCCAGGGAAAGGCCTTCCGGGGAGCTGCTGTACCTGCTGTACTTGTTCTCCTCGATATACTCGAAGTAGCCCCGCCCGTGGTCCTCACGCGCCCTCTTCACGCCCCTCTTCTTCTCTCCGGGCTTCTGCTCGGCTTTAGCTTCTCCTTCGTGTTTTTGGGGAGAGAAACGGGGCATGTGAAAAACGTGCCTGAGGACGCAGCGAAGGCCAAAGGAAGGTCTGCCAGCCGCACTGCCGGGGACACCGGCCTCCTGGGCGCCAAGCGCTGGCGGAGCAGTCCCGGAGCTCCGCCTCGGCCGGCCTGCAGGCTCATCGCGACGTGTGGCAGCTCTCCGACTCCGCGcgacctcctcctcccccctcccccgcaagctTTGAACTCGGGCCCGCAGCGCCTCGCGGCCGGATGTGACGCAGCGCGGCGCGAACGCTCCTTCGAGCGCTCCACAGCGCGCCCCAGCGGCTCCTGCGCGCAGCCCTTCCCGCCCCTCCCGgcgcgccccctccccccacgctcacGAAATGGCGCaggcgcccctccccctcctccgacACGCGGCGTGCAGGCCTGCAGAACCCTCGAAGGGCGCCAGCCGCGAACTCTCCCCTCGCGCAGGCGGCGACAAGATGGCGGCGGGCCGACCCCACCCCGCCAGGCCGCCAACCGCCTCCGCCCATCCGGGGCCCACGCACGACTCACCCCCGGGACGAGCAGGCCCGCcggccttctgctgctgctgggcggGCGAGAGCTGCTTCGCGCCGGGCTGGGCGGAGGGCGCGGGAGTGGAGGCCGAGGCCTCCGAGGCGGCGGCCGTCTTGGCGGCCTCCTTCGGCGGGGcggcctgctgctgctgggcgcCGTGGCCATTGGCGTTGCCGGCGGCCTCCTCCTCGTCGTCCTCGCCCTCCTGGAAGCCCTGGTCGTCGCCGTTCTCGTCGTCCTCCAGGTCctcggccgcctcctcctcgccgGCGGCCACCCCCTCGCCGTTCTCGTCGCCCAGCTccatgccctcctcctcctcctcctcgccggGGCAGGCGCCGAACTCGGGCTCGTCATCGTCGTCGCAGGCCGCGGCCTGGCCAGGGCCTCCGCCCGCCGCCATCAGCAGCTGCTCCTGGGCGCCGCCGCCCGGCGCGGCCTCGCCCAGCTCCTCCACGCTGCCGTTGCCGGGCTCGCCGCCCAGGCCGCCCCCGCCGGCCTCCTCGTCGAGCGCGGCCTGGAGCCGCTCCATGAGCTCGGCCTTGAGGCCCTTGTCGGAGAGGCGCCGCTTCTTCAGCTCCTCCTTCAGCTCCGACACCTTCAGCTTCTTCACGTTCACCGGCGAGCAGCTCATGGCGGCGGCGCGGCTGCGGAGACTCGACGCGGTCTGGGCggaggtggctggctggctgctggctggctggctcgtTCGTGCGGCTGCGGCAGCTGCAGAGGGACCCGCCTGGCGCCAAATCCTTTCACCGAGGCTCGCGAGGCAGGGACGGTGAGCGCGCGCCGCGGACTCGAGCACGCAGCGCCGCGCGTGCCCCGCCCCCGCTCGCGCCTCCTGTGCCCTCGGCCCGCCCCGCCTCAGAACAGAACAGGCAGCGGGAGtgggcggcggcggctgctggaGTATGAGAGCCgcatcctaggcacgtctactcagaagtaagtcccgctgtgccagatggggcttactcccaggaaagtgtggtgcacaggattgcagcctgacagcccagccCTCtccaggctttcctgggagtgagccccatagaCTAGAATGGGACTCCCTTCTGAGTAGCCTGAGCAGACCCCCTGAGATCTGGGGCATTTCTGCTTCAGACTGGGCTCCACACTGAACACTGCCAGCATCAGGTGTGCTCTGCTTAGAAGCCTACACCAGGGATCACCCagcttttcggccagagggccacatccagTCTCTGgcctgatggaaaaaaaataaattttaaacataaaatttaaataaacccatcagatggaatttagatgaatgtataaatgaataaatgggctcaaatttcctggatttctccaagcaccaacacgccccacacacacaaaaaagcacacacttaaatgggtcCTCAGAAATTCATCAAGCAGAGTATTCTATAGCCCAGTGGCCTGCCAGGTGCCTTTGGGAACTAGCAACAAGTATCCCAAGGTGTGTTGCCTCTGTACATGGAAGTTTCACATAACCAACATTACTAACAGCCAGTGATTGTACTagtctccatgaatttgtttaatccCTTTTTAAGGTCAACTAAACTATATCCCATGGCAGCAAAGTccattaattatgcactgtgtgaagaagtgctTTCATTTGTCTGCTGTGCTAATCCATTTCACTGGATGATCCCAAGTTCTATCAGGCAGGAAGAAAAATCTGTCAACTTTCTCTGCATCACAAAAGATTTTATGTTATAATTCTATCatgttccccaccaccacttcccccccccccaaaccagggtTGTCCaagtttttgccaggagggccacatcatctctctgacactgcgtcaggggccggggagagaaagaattaatttacattttaaatttgaataaatttacataggtttacataaatgaatatattaaagatgaacttatatgaatgaatgaaggtcttgcaagctcaaggcctataaaaggccttgcacaaagcaaactCTTAGGCCAAACTCTGTATTCAATATTTCTCAAAGACCTtgaagattgattgattgattgatactttattggcataaaacaatttccaggaaatAGAGGCAATGGACAACATAGAAGGTACACAATAAAAGAATATCAAACAAGGCAAAGTAAAACAGTCAGGCACAAAAACCACTCACTGTTCAAGACCAACATGCAGGGGAGCAAAATTAGAAAATGTACACCTGCTTAGCACAGAATACAAATATCTCACTACTCTAATTGAGCAGGACTCATTTCTCCTATCCAGCAAATAATGAATGGTGTATCAGTTCTGTGAGAAATTTGCAGAAATGAGGATAAAAATTGGTGACGTAGATCAGTATAATGAGGACAGCAAAGTAGCATATGGGTCAAAGTTTCAACTGTGGTTAAATAACAAGAACAAGTCTGAGAGTTCTGAAATCACCTATTGAATTGGGCGCTCAAAACATCCATAGGCGTGACATTAAATCTGGCCAACATCAAGGATCTGCAAACCTGAGGagaaagtaaaaagaaaagataGTTTGAACTACGAGGGCCAGGAAAGCCAGACTTTGAATATatttattacataagaacagccccactggatcaggccataggcccatctagtccagcttcctgtatctcacagcggcccaccaaatgccccagggagcacaccagataacaagagacctcatcctggtgcccttccctacatctggcattctgacttaacccatttctaaaatcaggaggttgcgcatacacatcatggcttgtaccccataatggatttttcctccagaaacttgtccaatccccttttaaaggtgtctaggctagacgccagcaccacatcctgtggcaaggagttccacagaccgaccacacgctgagtaaataaatattttcttttgtctgtcctaacccgcccaacactcaattttagtggatgtcccctggttctggtattatgagagagtgtaaagagcatctccctatccactctgtccattccctgcataattttgtatgtctcaatcatgtcccccctcaagcgtctcttttctaggctgaagaggcccaaacgccgtagcctttcctcataaggaaggtgccccagccccgtaatcatcttagtcgctctcttttgcaccttttccatttccactatgtcttttttgagatgcggcgaccagaactggacacaatactccaggtgtggccttaccatcgatttgtacaacggcattataatactagccgttttgttctcaatacccttcctaatgatcccaagcatagaattgggcttcttcactgccgccgcacattgggtcgacactttcatcgacctgtccaccaccaccccaagatctctctcctgatctgtcacagacagctcagaacccatcagcctatatctaaagttttggttttttgccccaatgtgcatgactttacacttactgacattgaagcgcatttgccattttgctgcccattctgccagtctggagagatccttctggagctcctcacaatcacttctggtctttaccacttggaaaagtttggtgtcgtctgcaaacttagccacttcactgctcaaccctgtctccaggtcttttatgaagaggttgaaaagcaccgatccctggacagatccttggggcacattgcttttcacctctctccattgtgaaaattgcccattgacacccactctctgcttcctggcctccaaccagttctcagtccacgagaggacctgtcctctaattccctgattgtggagttttttcagtagcctttggtgagggaccgtgtcaaacgccttctgaaagtccagatatataatgtccacgggttctcccgcatccacatgcctgttgaccttttcaaagaattctataaggttcgtgaggtaagacttacccttacagaagccatgctgactctccctcagcaaggcctgttcgtctatgtgttttgagatcctatctttgatgaggcattccaccatcttacc
This window contains:
- the HNRNPU gene encoding heterogeneous nuclear ribonucleoprotein U; the protein is MSCSPVNVKKLKVSELKEELKKRRLSDKGLKAELMERLQAALDEEAGGGGLGGEPGNGSVEELGEAAPGGGAQEQLLMAAGGGPGQAAACDDDDEPEFGACPGEEEEEEGMELGDENGEGVAAGEEEAAEDLEDDENGDDQGFQEGEDDEEEAAGNANGHGAQQQQAAPPKEAAKTAAASEASASTPAPSAQPGAKQLSPAQQQQKAGGPARPGGEAKAEQKPGEKKRGVKRAREDHGRGYFEYIEENKYSRAKSPQPPVEEEDEQFDDTAVCLDTYNCDLHFKISRDRFSASSLTMESFAFLWAGGRASYGVSKGKVCFEMKVTEKIPVKHLYTKDIDIHEVRVGWSLNSSGMLLGEEEFSYGYSLKGIKTCNCETEDFGDKFDENDVIGCFANFDGDEVELSYSKNGQELGVAFKISKEVLAGRPIFPHVLCHNCAVEFNFGQKEEPYFPIPEGYTFIQNVSLEDRVRGPKGPESKKDCEVVMMIGLPGAGKTTWVTKHSAENPGKYNILGTNTIMDKMMVAGFKRQMADTGKLNTLLQRAPQCLGKFIEIAARKKRNFILDQTNVSAAAQRRKMCLFAGFQRKAVVVCPKDEDYKQRTQKKAEVEGKDLPEHAVLKMKGNFTLPEVSECFDEIIYVELQKEDAQKLLEQYKEESKKALPPEKKQNTGSKKSNKKSGKNQFNRGGQRGRGGFNMRGNFRGGVPGNRGGYNRRGGNMPQRGGGGGGGGSGGAIGYPYPRGPVFPTRGGGGGGGYSNRGNYNRGGMPNRGNYNQNFRGRGNNRGYKNQSQGYNQWQQGQFWGQKPWSQHYHQGYY